The following proteins come from a genomic window of Citrobacter europaeus:
- a CDS encoding MFS transporter, translated as MTIADNLDTDVQTIDAGETLSTREKIGYGLGDAGGHCISDLISGFLLFFYTDVFGLSPAIVGAMFFVLRIFDAVSDPVMGVIADRTRSRWGRFRPWQLWTAVPLGVIGILTFTVPDMGPNAKIAWAFGTYFLLSIGYTANNVPYCALINAVTNRHDQVMSCQSWRFVLSGIAGFLVAVGLPWMVEVFGQGNLAKGYQYGVTVLCTVGVVMFLLCFFWVKERVPLSLAGSFTLREHLAGLRKNDQLLMMLVMSFLLVNILCIRGGGYMYFISYVLQGSAGFMSLFFGVVTVASIAGAIIVNPLSRRFDMVKLYFYTNLALVVFGIAMYFLPTGPQYQTLWLVCILINNVVLGFTLPLHFSIMAFADDYGEWKNGVRSSGMNFAFNLFFIKLSWASSGGIISLILIMVAYRPGLENQTAASIQGITLLQSIVPAIFHLALALCLLKCRLNGPMMQQISTDLHQRHSHIS; from the coding sequence ATGACAATTGCTGATAACCTGGATACTGATGTACAGACAATTGACGCGGGCGAGACGCTTTCGACCCGCGAAAAGATAGGCTATGGATTAGGCGATGCCGGCGGGCACTGCATCTCAGATTTGATAAGCGGCTTTTTGCTCTTTTTCTATACCGATGTTTTTGGCTTAAGCCCGGCCATTGTGGGGGCGATGTTTTTTGTTCTGCGTATTTTCGATGCCGTTTCTGACCCGGTGATGGGCGTGATTGCCGATCGTACCCGCAGCCGCTGGGGCCGTTTTCGTCCGTGGCAACTGTGGACCGCAGTACCGCTCGGCGTAATCGGCATTCTGACTTTCACGGTGCCGGATATGGGGCCAAACGCGAAAATTGCCTGGGCCTTTGGCACCTACTTCCTGCTCTCCATCGGCTATACCGCTAACAACGTTCCATACTGTGCGCTGATTAACGCAGTGACTAATCGACACGATCAGGTGATGTCTTGTCAGTCCTGGCGCTTTGTATTAAGCGGCATTGCGGGTTTCCTGGTCGCGGTAGGATTACCGTGGATGGTGGAGGTCTTTGGGCAGGGCAACCTGGCAAAAGGCTACCAATACGGCGTAACGGTACTGTGTACCGTGGGCGTGGTGATGTTTCTGCTGTGCTTCTTCTGGGTCAAAGAGCGCGTACCGTTATCGCTGGCGGGCAGCTTTACGTTGCGCGAACATCTGGCCGGGCTGCGTAAAAACGATCAGCTCTTGATGATGCTGGTGATGTCCTTCCTGCTGGTGAACATTCTGTGTATTCGCGGCGGCGGCTACATGTACTTTATCTCTTATGTCCTGCAGGGCAGCGCCGGGTTTATGTCGCTGTTTTTTGGCGTGGTGACCGTGGCATCCATTGCCGGGGCGATTATCGTCAATCCCCTCTCCCGCCGCTTTGATATGGTGAAACTGTATTTTTACACCAACCTGGCGCTGGTCGTCTTCGGTATCGCCATGTACTTTCTGCCGACCGGGCCGCAGTACCAGACCCTGTGGCTGGTTTGTATCTTAATCAACAACGTGGTGCTGGGTTTCACCCTGCCGCTGCACTTCTCCATTATGGCCTTTGCCGATGACTACGGTGAATGGAAAAACGGCGTTCGTTCATCCGGCATGAACTTCGCCTTCAACCTCTTTTTTATCAAGCTCTCCTGGGCATCGTCCGGGGGCATTATCAGCCTGATTCTGATTATGGTGGCCTATCGACCGGGGCTGGAAAACCAGACCGCGGCATCGATTCAGGGCATCACCCTGCTGCAAAGCATCGTACCCGCAATTTTCCATCTCGCGCTGGCGCTGTGCCTGCTCAAATGCCGTCTCAACGGCCCGATGATGCAGCAAATCTCAACCGATCTTCACCAACGACATTCACACATTTCCTGA
- a CDS encoding glycoside hydrolase family 127 protein translates to MMQSDVIEADLNNITITDPFLGEYQRLIRDVVIPYQWQALNDEIPEAEPSHALMNYRIAAGLEHGEFYGMVFQDSDVTKWLEAVAWSLSQKPDAQLEKTADEVIELLAKAQCEDGYLNTWYTVKEPGLRWTNVAECHEMYCAGHLFEAAVAFFNATGKRRLLEIACRFADHIDTVFGPNEGQLRGYPGHPEIELALMRLYEVTQEPRYQALARFFLEERGQQPYYYDIEFAQRGGTWHWDNWGEAWMVKDKAYTHAHKPLAQQSEAVGHAVRSVYLMTGLAHIARMTNDEEKRQTCLRIWNNMVQRRMYITGGIGSQGIGEAFTSDYDLPNDTAYGESCASIGLMMFARRMLEMEGDAHYADVMERAFYNTVLGGMALDGKHFFYVNPLETQPKSIPHNHIYDHIKPVRQRWFGCACCPPNIARTLVAIGHYIFTPRPDALFINFYAGSEAQFTVDAQTLALKIEGNYPWDEQVSIRFNQPQVVEHTLALRLPEWCAAPMVQVNGEAAQGKMVKGYLHLHRQWQEGDIITLNLPMPVRRVYANPLVRHAAGKVAIQRGPLVYCLEEADNDAQLHNLSLPKASAFREIQGVGLLKGKVLLQAEGVRVLTAHEDKPLYSFDNRQTAVEKQTLTFIPWFSWANRGEGEMRIWVDEV, encoded by the coding sequence ATGATGCAGTCTGATGTGATTGAAGCCGACCTGAATAACATCACCATCACCGACCCGTTTTTAGGAGAGTACCAGCGTCTGATCCGCGACGTGGTTATCCCCTATCAATGGCAAGCGCTGAACGACGAGATCCCTGAAGCGGAGCCAAGCCACGCGCTGATGAACTACCGCATTGCCGCCGGACTTGAGCACGGTGAGTTTTATGGCATGGTATTTCAGGATAGCGATGTGACTAAATGGCTGGAAGCCGTGGCCTGGTCACTCAGTCAAAAGCCGGACGCACAGCTTGAGAAGACCGCCGATGAGGTCATCGAGCTGCTGGCAAAAGCGCAGTGTGAAGATGGTTATCTCAACACCTGGTACACCGTTAAAGAGCCGGGGCTGCGCTGGACCAACGTTGCGGAATGCCATGAGATGTACTGCGCCGGGCATCTGTTTGAAGCCGCAGTGGCCTTTTTTAACGCCACCGGCAAGCGTCGGCTGCTGGAGATAGCCTGCCGCTTCGCCGACCACATCGACACCGTTTTCGGCCCAAACGAAGGCCAGCTGCGCGGCTATCCGGGTCATCCGGAAATTGAGCTGGCGCTGATGCGCCTGTATGAAGTTACACAGGAACCACGCTATCAGGCGCTGGCACGCTTCTTTCTCGAAGAGCGCGGCCAGCAACCGTACTATTACGATATTGAGTTTGCTCAGCGCGGGGGCACCTGGCACTGGGATAACTGGGGCGAGGCATGGATGGTCAAAGATAAAGCCTATACCCACGCCCACAAACCGCTGGCGCAACAGAGCGAAGCCGTCGGCCATGCGGTACGTTCGGTGTATCTGATGACCGGGCTGGCGCATATCGCCCGCATGACGAACGACGAAGAAAAGCGCCAGACCTGCTTGCGCATCTGGAATAACATGGTGCAGCGCCGAATGTACATCACCGGCGGTATTGGCTCGCAAGGGATCGGCGAGGCCTTCACCAGCGATTACGATTTACCGAATGATACCGCCTATGGAGAAAGCTGCGCCTCCATCGGCCTGATGATGTTTGCCCGCCGCATGCTGGAAATGGAAGGCGACGCGCACTATGCCGATGTCATGGAACGCGCGTTTTACAACACGGTGCTGGGCGGGATGGCGCTGGACGGCAAACATTTCTTCTATGTGAACCCGCTGGAAACGCAACCCAAAAGTATTCCGCATAACCATATTTACGACCACATTAAGCCCGTGCGCCAACGCTGGTTCGGCTGCGCCTGCTGCCCACCAAACATCGCCCGTACGCTGGTCGCCATTGGTCACTATATTTTTACCCCACGCCCGGACGCGCTGTTTATTAACTTCTATGCCGGTAGCGAGGCGCAGTTTACGGTTGACGCTCAGACGCTGGCGCTCAAGATTGAGGGTAACTATCCGTGGGACGAGCAGGTCTCGATTCGCTTTAACCAGCCGCAGGTAGTCGAGCACACGCTGGCGCTGCGCCTGCCAGAGTGGTGCGCGGCACCAATGGTGCAGGTAAACGGCGAAGCGGCTCAGGGCAAAATGGTGAAAGGTTATCTGCACCTGCATCGCCAGTGGCAGGAAGGAGACATCATTACCCTAAATCTGCCGATGCCCGTTCGTCGCGTGTATGCCAATCCGCTGGTGCGCCATGCGGCGGGTAAAGTGGCGATTCAGCGTGGGCCTCTGGTCTACTGTCTGGAAGAGGCGGATAACGACGCACAACTGCACAACCTGTCGCTACCGAAGGCGAGCGCGTTTCGTGAGATTCAGGGCGTGGGCTTGCTGAAAGGGAAAGTGCTGCTACAAGCGGAAGGCGTACGCGTGTTGACCGCGCATGAGGATAAGCCGCTATACAGCTTTGATAATCGCCAGACGGCGGTTGAGAAGCAGACGCTGACCTTTATCCCGTGGTTTAGCTGGGCCAACCGCGGCGAAGGCGAAATGCGAATTTGGGTCGACGAGGTGTAG
- the purF gene encoding amidophosphoribosyltransferase, with translation MCGIVGIAGVMPVNQSIYDALTVLQHRGQDAAGIITIDANNCFRLRKANGMVSDIFEARHMQRLQGNMGIGHVRYPTAGSSSASEAQPFYVNSPYGITLAHNGNLTNAHELRKKLFEEKRRHINTTSDSEILLNIFASELDNFRHYPLEADNIFAAIAATNRQIRGAYACVAMIIGHGMVAFRDPNGIRPLVLGKRDIGDGRTEYMVASESVALDTLGFEFLRDVAPGEAVYITEKGQLFTRQCADNPVSNPCLFEYVYFARPDSFIDKISVYSARVNMGTKLGEKIAREWEDLDIDVVIPIPETSCDIALEIARILGKPYRQGFVKNRYVGRTFIMPGQQLRRKSVRRKLNANRAEFRDKNVLLVDDSIVRGTTSEQIIEMAREAGAKKVYLASAAPEIRFPNVYGIDMPTATELIAHGREVDEIRQIIGADGLIFQDLNDLIEAVRAENPDIQQFECSVFNGVYVTKDVDQQYLDFLDSLRNDDAKAVLRQNEAENLEMHNEG, from the coding sequence ATGTGCGGTATTGTCGGTATCGCCGGTGTTATGCCGGTAAACCAGTCGATTTATGACGCGTTAACGGTGCTCCAGCATCGTGGTCAGGATGCCGCAGGCATCATCACCATTGATGCCAACAACTGCTTCCGCTTGCGTAAAGCAAACGGAATGGTGAGCGATATTTTTGAAGCGCGCCATATGCAGCGTTTGCAGGGCAATATGGGCATCGGTCATGTGCGTTACCCAACGGCTGGCAGCTCCAGCGCCTCCGAAGCTCAACCTTTTTACGTCAACTCACCGTATGGCATCACGCTTGCCCATAATGGCAACCTGACCAACGCGCATGAGCTACGTAAAAAGCTGTTTGAAGAAAAGCGCCGCCACATCAATACCACTTCAGATTCTGAAATTCTGCTGAATATTTTCGCCAGCGAGCTGGATAACTTCCGCCACTATCCGCTGGAAGCCGACAATATTTTTGCTGCTATTGCCGCAACCAACCGCCAGATCCGCGGCGCCTATGCCTGCGTGGCGATGATTATCGGCCACGGTATGGTTGCCTTCCGCGATCCTAACGGTATCCGCCCGTTGGTATTGGGTAAACGCGATATCGGCGATGGTCGTACCGAGTACATGGTGGCGTCCGAGAGCGTAGCGCTGGATACGCTGGGCTTTGAATTCCTGCGCGACGTAGCACCCGGCGAAGCGGTGTATATCACCGAAAAAGGTCAGCTGTTTACCCGCCAGTGTGCCGATAACCCGGTCAGCAATCCGTGCCTGTTTGAATATGTTTACTTCGCACGTCCTGACTCCTTTATCGACAAGATTTCCGTCTACAGTGCCCGCGTAAACATGGGTACTAAGCTTGGCGAAAAAATTGCTCGTGAGTGGGAAGATCTGGACATTGACGTGGTGATCCCGATTCCGGAAACCTCCTGTGATATCGCGCTGGAAATTGCTCGTATCCTCGGTAAGCCGTACCGTCAGGGATTTGTGAAAAACCGCTACGTGGGACGTACCTTTATCATGCCGGGCCAGCAGCTGCGCCGTAAATCCGTGCGCCGTAAGCTGAACGCCAACCGTGCGGAGTTCCGTGATAAGAACGTGCTGCTGGTGGATGACTCTATCGTACGTGGCACCACCTCAGAACAGATTATCGAGATGGCGCGTGAAGCCGGAGCGAAGAAGGTGTATCTGGCTTCTGCTGCCCCGGAAATTCGCTTCCCGAACGTTTATGGTATCGATATGCCTACGGCGACGGAGCTGATTGCTCATGGTCGCGAAGTCGACGAGATTCGCCAGATAATCGGCGCAGACGGGCTCATCTTCCAGGATCTGAACGATCTGATTGAAGCGGTCCGCGCGGAAAACCCGGATATTCAGCAGTTTGAATGTTCAGTGTTTAACGGCGTGTACGTTACTAAAGACGTCGACCAGCAATATCTCGATTTCCTCGACTCCCTGCGTAATGACGATGCCAAAGCGGTGTTGCGTCAGAACGAAGCGGAAAACCTTGAGATGCACAACGAAGGTTAA
- the cvpA gene encoding colicin V production protein → MVWIDYAIIAVIGFSCLVSLIRGFVREALSLVTWGCAFFVASHYYTYLSVWFTGFEDELVRNGIAIAILFIATLIVGAIVNFVIGQLVEKTGLSGTDRVLGICFGALRGALIVAAILFFLDTFTGLSKSEDWSKSQLIPQFSFIIRWFFDYLQSSSSFLPKV, encoded by the coding sequence ATGGTCTGGATTGATTACGCCATTATCGCGGTGATTGGTTTTTCCTGTCTGGTTAGCCTGATCCGTGGCTTTGTTCGTGAAGCATTATCGTTGGTGACTTGGGGTTGTGCTTTCTTTGTCGCCAGCCATTACTACACTTACCTGTCTGTCTGGTTTACGGGCTTTGAAGACGAACTGGTTCGAAATGGGATTGCTATCGCGATACTGTTTATCGCGACACTTATCGTCGGCGCTATCGTTAACTTTGTGATAGGCCAACTGGTAGAGAAAACAGGTTTGTCGGGTACCGACAGGGTGTTGGGGATCTGCTTTGGTGCTCTGCGAGGAGCGCTGATCGTCGCCGCCATACTGTTCTTTCTCGATACCTTTACCGGTCTGTCGAAAAGTGAAGACTGGAGTAAGTCGCAGCTGATCCCGCAGTTCAGTTTCATCATCAGATGGTTCTTTGACTATCTGCAAAGCTCGTCAAGTTTCTTGCCCAAAGTATAA